The Burkholderia ambifaria AMMD genome has a segment encoding these proteins:
- a CDS encoding DUF3999 domain-containing protein — translation MKRLAALLGLSLLTSFAAADATPGAERVARRFSLDLDGSAAYYQLTVPQAVYAASRRDDLGDVRIFNGAGEPVPYSLEAPAAAAVPPSRTPVHWFPLPPSRTDDGRAPLGVSVAPDGSLRAAVTAPARMKHAADLVDLSHADGEVDAVLVHVSDDSYQGRVAVEASDDLRSWRSLGSTQLLKVGRGDDMLVQERIALEGAGSRYLRLDWLDGAPAIGSIEIETQPHDARTADAAAVPRQWRDAVHVRAGGAPGEYLFDTDGTYPVDRVRIDLPQPNTVARATLQSRADAQAPWRDVAGAVLFRLQGKGAEQRNPPLAFAPNPDRAWRIVVDMRNGGLGGGQPAVAVGWHPAALTFVARGTPPFTLGVGNASLPSSAVSRDALLVGMAPEVRPARVGAALPAPAVEPERAADTDATRRYVLWGALVVAVGVLGTIAWRLAKGGRDE, via the coding sequence ATGAAGCGACTCGCAGCCCTGCTCGGCCTGAGCCTGCTGACATCGTTCGCGGCGGCCGACGCCACGCCGGGCGCCGAACGCGTCGCCCGACGCTTCTCGCTCGATCTCGACGGCAGCGCCGCGTATTACCAGCTCACCGTGCCGCAAGCCGTGTACGCGGCGAGCCGGCGCGACGATCTCGGCGACGTGCGCATCTTCAACGGCGCCGGCGAGCCCGTGCCGTATTCGCTCGAGGCGCCCGCGGCGGCGGCCGTGCCGCCGTCGCGCACGCCAGTGCACTGGTTCCCGCTGCCGCCGTCCCGCACCGACGACGGCCGCGCGCCGCTCGGCGTGTCGGTCGCGCCGGACGGCTCGCTGCGCGCGGCCGTTACCGCACCGGCTCGCATGAAGCACGCGGCGGATCTCGTCGACCTGTCGCATGCCGACGGTGAGGTCGACGCGGTGCTCGTGCACGTGAGCGACGACAGCTATCAGGGACGCGTCGCCGTCGAAGCAAGCGACGACCTGCGCAGCTGGCGCTCGCTCGGCAGCACGCAACTGCTGAAGGTCGGACGCGGCGACGACATGCTGGTGCAGGAACGCATCGCCCTCGAAGGCGCGGGGTCGCGCTACCTGCGGCTCGACTGGCTCGACGGTGCGCCCGCGATCGGGTCGATCGAGATCGAAACACAACCGCACGATGCGCGCACGGCGGACGCCGCGGCCGTGCCGCGCCAATGGCGCGATGCCGTGCACGTGCGGGCCGGCGGCGCGCCCGGCGAATATCTGTTCGACACCGACGGCACGTATCCGGTCGACCGCGTGCGCATCGACCTGCCGCAGCCGAATACGGTTGCGCGCGCAACCTTGCAGAGTCGCGCGGACGCGCAGGCGCCGTGGCGCGACGTCGCCGGCGCCGTGCTGTTCCGGCTGCAGGGCAAAGGCGCCGAACAGCGCAACCCGCCGCTGGCGTTCGCGCCGAATCCGGATCGCGCGTGGCGGATCGTCGTCGACATGCGCAACGGCGGCCTCGGCGGCGGTCAACCGGCCGTCGCGGTCGGCTGGCATCCGGCCGCGCTGACCTTCGTCGCGCGCGGCACGCCGCCGTTCACGCTCGGCGTCGGCAACGCATCGCTGCCGTCGTCAGCCGTGAGCCGCGATGCGCTGCTGGTTGGCATGGCGCCGGAAGTGCGGCCCGCGCGCGTCGGCGCGGCATTGCCGGCCCCGGCGGTCGAGCCTGAGCGCGCCGCCGATACGGATGCGACGCGCCGTTACGTGCTGTGGGGCGCGCTGGTCGTTGCGGTCGGTGTGCTCGGTACGATCGCATGGCGCCTCGCGAAAGGCGGCCGCGACGAGTAA
- a CDS encoding GNAT family N-acetyltransferase, with protein sequence MSIPWNAIAERSAGALPSVCADRVIVRRFDPASDSYAQLTPMLHRAFARLGAMGLNCTCVDQDEDVTRRRAQAGECYVAVCGGRVIGTATLYATDPSSACSLYRCEGVASVRQVAVDPDCQSRGIGALLLSFAEQWAALRGYALLALDTPHLASHLLAFYGAQGFEVVDTMRFAGKRYDSAILCKRPVARFARRVSPASRLAARAAAVRRLAYALPSRVAAMARRDPHVRRVTGWAARRAAGAASCRSSPWRPRQHGRFVGR encoded by the coding sequence ATGTCGATACCCTGGAACGCGATCGCCGAACGGTCCGCTGGCGCGCTGCCTTCCGTGTGCGCCGATCGGGTGATCGTCCGGCGTTTCGATCCGGCATCAGACAGCTATGCGCAACTCACGCCGATGCTGCATCGCGCATTCGCGCGGCTCGGCGCGATGGGGCTGAACTGCACGTGCGTCGACCAGGACGAAGACGTCACGCGCCGCCGCGCGCAAGCAGGCGAGTGCTACGTCGCCGTGTGCGGCGGACGTGTGATCGGCACGGCCACGCTGTATGCGACTGATCCGTCGTCGGCCTGTTCGCTGTACCGGTGCGAAGGCGTCGCGAGCGTGCGGCAGGTGGCCGTCGATCCCGACTGCCAGAGCCGCGGGATCGGCGCATTGCTGCTGTCGTTCGCCGAGCAGTGGGCCGCGTTGCGCGGCTATGCGCTGCTCGCGCTCGATACGCCGCATCTCGCTTCGCACCTGCTGGCGTTCTACGGCGCGCAGGGTTTCGAGGTCGTCGACACGATGCGCTTCGCCGGCAAGCGCTACGACAGCGCGATCCTCTGCAAGCGGCCCGTCGCGCGCTTCGCGCGCCGCGTGTCGCCGGCGTCGCGGCTGGCTGCGCGCGCGGCGGCCGTGCGGCGTCTCGCGTATGCGTTGCCGTCGCGCGTGGCCGCGATGGCCCGGCGCGACCCGCACGTGCGCCGTGTCACCGGATGGGCGGCACGGCGTGCGGCGGGCGCCGCGAGCTGCCGCTCGTCGCCGTGGCGGCCGCGCCAGCATGGGCGCTTCGTGGGCCGATAA
- a CDS encoding NIPSNAP family protein — protein sequence MITCFLRYVIDPYKLEQFETYGKMWIPLVEQFGGTHHGYFLPSEGANNIALAMFSFPSLAEYERYRERSMDDPACQAAFRYAEETRCIVSYERSFFRPVFE from the coding sequence ATGATCACCTGCTTCCTTCGCTACGTCATCGATCCGTACAAGCTCGAGCAGTTCGAAACCTACGGCAAGATGTGGATCCCGCTCGTCGAGCAATTCGGCGGCACGCATCACGGCTACTTCCTGCCATCCGAAGGCGCCAACAACATCGCGCTCGCGATGTTCTCGTTCCCGAGCCTCGCCGAGTACGAGCGCTATCGCGAACGCTCGATGGACGATCCGGCCTGCCAGGCCGCGTTCCGCTACGCGGAGGAAACGCGCTGCATCGTCAGCTACGAGCGCAGCTTCTTCCGGCCGGTGTTCGAGTAA
- a CDS encoding NADPH-dependent FMN reductase: MTAFDQHRRPFVVGIGGTTRAASSTERALSFALRGAQAAGARTRLFDGPFLHTLPHYAPEHKTLTDAQRELIDTVREADAIVIATPGYHGGVSGLVKNALDTLEELRADERPYLDGRAVGLIVTAYGWQAAGTVLTSLRSIVHALRGWPTPFGATVNTLETRFDSADSCSDPKVVAQLETVGAQAAEFALAFASHRAASHAASVDVLAPVLKIANH; the protein is encoded by the coding sequence TTGACTGCATTCGATCAACACCGCCGCCCGTTCGTGGTCGGCATCGGCGGCACCACCCGCGCCGCGTCGTCGACCGAGCGCGCGCTGTCGTTCGCGCTGCGCGGCGCACAAGCCGCCGGCGCACGCACGCGCCTGTTCGATGGCCCGTTCCTGCATACGCTGCCGCACTACGCCCCCGAACACAAGACGCTGACCGACGCGCAGCGAGAACTGATCGACACCGTGCGCGAAGCCGATGCGATCGTCATCGCGACGCCCGGCTATCACGGCGGCGTGTCCGGCCTCGTCAAGAACGCGCTCGACACGCTCGAGGAACTGCGCGCCGATGAGCGCCCGTATCTCGACGGCCGCGCGGTCGGCCTGATCGTCACCGCCTACGGCTGGCAGGCCGCCGGCACCGTGCTGACGTCGCTGCGTTCGATCGTCCACGCACTGCGCGGCTGGCCGACCCCGTTCGGCGCGACCGTGAACACGCTCGAAACGCGTTTCGACAGCGCCGACAGTTGTTCGGATCCGAAGGTCGTCGCGCAGCTCGAGACCGTCGGCGCGCAAGCAGCGGAATTCGCGCTCGCGTTCGCGTCGCATCGCGCGGCCTCGCATGCCGCATCGGTCGACGTGCTCGCCCCCGTGCTGAAGATCGCCAACCACTGA
- a CDS encoding ESPR-type extended signal peptide-containing protein — protein MNRTYRSIWNEALGAWVAASEHDSARGKPNKSAVVVAAVAALTIGLPGFAEANTLNTQQTCFTGSNSAVGRVNPGGTQNQAGDGSGTYSVVAGCNSNGNGWTGVTVYGSFAQATGNGAVATGMQSSAGLWGVAAGLETTASGTGATALGFGSTASALNSVAIGGAGGNGTTPLSQANSTLASGAGAIAIGSNATKGAQSAASDGIAIGGQSSVASTATSGIAIGRGATVNGAYGIAQGDGVISGATGQNVAIGSSGTTANSATATGGAVAIGRGQVASGDGAVAIGDPNSATGTGALAIGANNTSSGSGALALGNGNSASGTGAVALGNSSTATNSSVAIGNAATSNVANSVALGGGSVTTSAASATTGGTTTVSNTTIGGQTFGNYAGAGSAGGVVSVGQPNAERRIQNVAAGLVSATSTDAINGSQLFAVASTTTSSITSLSTSASTGLSSANSSISSLSTSTSTGINSLSTGLSSTNSSVTSLSSSTSTGLSSANSSIGSLSTSTSTGINSLSTGLSSTNSSVTSLSSSASTGLSSANSSIGSLSTSTSTGINSLSTGLSSTNSSVTSLSSSTSTGLSSANSSIGSLSTSTSTGINSLSTGLSSTNSSVTSLSSSTSTGLSSANSSIGSLSTGLSSTNSSVTSLSSSTSTGLSSANSSIGSLSTSTSTGINSLSTGLSSTNSSVTSLSSSTSSGLSSANSSIGSLSTGLSSTNSSVTSLSSSTSTGLSSANSSISSLSTSTSTVLSSTNSSVTSLSSSTSTGLSSANSSIGSLSTSTSTGLSSTNSSVASLSTSTSTGINSLSTGLSSTNSSVTSLSSSTSTGLSSANSSIGSLSTSTSTGLSATNSSVASLSTSTSTGINSLSTGLSSTNSSVTSLSSSTSTGLSSANSSISSLSTSTSTGLSSTNSSVASLSTSTSTGINSLSTGLSSTNSSVVSLSTSTSTGLSSANSSIGSLSTGLSTVTTKTDNLGNSTAAALGGGASYNPATGSVSAPSYTTYNANGTTSTANSVGSAIDSINNQGIKYFHANSTGTDSQALGTDSVAIGPHAIANHTGDVALGSGSVTGTPNATPTGTVGGVTSTFAGGNPTSVVSVGDASTGTTRQITNVAAGQITATSTDAINGSQLFATNSAVDSLSTTVSSSSNAIASLSTGITSLSTGLSSTNSSVTSLSSSASTGLSSANSSITSLSTSTSTGINSLSTGLSSTNSSVTSLSTSTSTGLSSANSSITSLSTSTSTGINSLSTGLSSTDSSVASLSTSTSTGLSSANSSISSLSTSTSTGINSLSTGLSSTNSSVTSLSTSTSTGLSSANSSITSLSTSTSTGINSLSTGLSSTDSSVASLSTSTSTGLSSATSSIGSLSTSTSTGINSLSTGLSSTDSSVASLSTSTSTGISSATSSIGSLSTSTSTGINSLSTGLSSTNSSVASLSTSTSTGLSSATSSIGSLSTGLSSTDSSVASLSTSTSTGLSSATSSISSLSTGLSSTDSSVASLSTSTSTGLSSATSSIGSLSTSTSTGINSLSTGLSSTDSSVASLSTSTSTGLSSATSSIGSLSTSTSTGINSLSTGLSATDSSVASLSTSTSTGLSSATSSIGSLSTSTSTGINSLSTGLSSTDSSVASLSTSTSTGLSSATSSIGSLSTSTSTGINSLSTGLSATDSSVASLSTSTSTGLSSATSSIGSLSTSTSTGINSLSTGLSSTDSTVTSLSTSTSTGLSSATSSIGSLSTSTSTGINSLSTGLSSTDSSLTSLSTSTSTGLSSATSSIGSLSTSTSTGINSLSTGLSSTDSSLTSLSTSTSTGLSSATSSISSLSTSTSTGLSSATSSIGSLSTGLSSTNSSLTSLSTSTSTGINSLSTGLSSTNSSVASLSTSTSTGLSSATSSISSLSTSTSTGLSSATSAIGSLSTGLSSTDSTVTSLSTSTSTGLSTATSSITSLSTSTSTAIDAAKTHYYSVNDNGTQQANYANDGATGINSLAAGVNASAAGASSVAVGDGSNAQTAGAVAIGQNASATGGKAVSIGSGNTASGDGAVAIGDPSVATGTGAVAMGANDTATGDGAVALGNANTATGNSALALGSSSQATADNTIALGNKAVASAIGAQAYGSAASATAADALAFGTNATANVANSIALGANSVTSAAVGTSSATIGGVSYLFAGSSPVGVVSVGQPGQERQITNVAAGRISPTSTDAINGSQLNATNQAVSSLSTSTASNISSLSTGIGSLSTGLSSTNSSVTSLSTSTSTAISSLSTGLSSTNSNLTSLSTSTSTGIGSLSTGLSTTNSTVASLSTGVTNLGDQVSQLSTTINNNTTRSLSNNGVAVDMNGTGNDRPTVTAGTNSVAIGANSNDGGRSNVVSVGSDTQQRQITNVAPGTQGTDAVNVNQLTQVQTTLSTALSGQQTQINSLGSQLQQTDQMAKQGIAAVGAMASIPQLDRDANFGMGVGTSTFLGQKAMAVNMQARITENLKASINGGFSGGQKVIGAGMLYQWK, from the coding sequence ATGAACCGCACATACCGCTCGATCTGGAACGAAGCCCTTGGCGCCTGGGTCGCGGCATCCGAACACGATTCGGCACGGGGTAAGCCGAACAAGTCGGCCGTTGTGGTCGCCGCAGTCGCGGCACTGACGATCGGGCTGCCCGGCTTCGCCGAGGCCAATACGCTCAACACACAGCAGACCTGCTTTACGGGCAGCAACAGCGCGGTCGGCCGCGTGAATCCGGGCGGCACGCAAAACCAGGCCGGCGACGGCTCCGGCACGTATTCGGTCGTGGCCGGGTGTAACTCCAACGGCAACGGCTGGACCGGCGTTACGGTTTATGGCTCGTTCGCACAGGCGACCGGCAACGGCGCGGTCGCCACCGGCATGCAGTCGTCGGCGGGCCTGTGGGGCGTCGCGGCCGGCCTCGAAACCACCGCCAGCGGCACCGGTGCGACCGCCCTCGGCTTCGGCTCGACGGCGAGCGCGCTGAACTCGGTCGCGATCGGCGGCGCGGGCGGCAACGGTACGACGCCGCTCTCGCAGGCAAACTCGACGCTCGCGTCGGGCGCAGGCGCGATCGCAATCGGCAGCAACGCAACGAAGGGCGCGCAGTCGGCCGCCTCCGACGGCATCGCGATCGGCGGACAGTCGTCCGTCGCATCGACCGCCACGTCGGGTATCGCCATCGGCCGCGGCGCGACCGTCAATGGGGCGTATGGCATCGCACAAGGTGACGGCGTCATCTCGGGCGCGACGGGCCAGAACGTGGCGATCGGTTCGTCCGGCACGACCGCGAACAGCGCCACGGCTACCGGCGGCGCGGTCGCAATCGGCAGAGGCCAGGTTGCAAGCGGCGACGGCGCCGTTGCGATCGGCGATCCGAACAGCGCGACCGGCACGGGCGCACTGGCGATCGGCGCGAACAACACGTCGAGCGGTTCGGGCGCCCTCGCGCTCGGCAATGGCAACTCGGCGAGCGGCACGGGCGCCGTCGCGCTGGGCAACAGCAGCACGGCGACCAACAGCTCGGTTGCCATCGGCAACGCCGCGACCTCGAACGTCGCGAATTCGGTCGCACTCGGCGGCGGTTCGGTGACGACCAGCGCCGCATCGGCGACGACGGGCGGCACGACGACCGTCAGCAACACAACGATCGGTGGCCAGACGTTCGGCAACTACGCGGGCGCGGGATCGGCAGGCGGCGTCGTCAGCGTCGGTCAGCCGAATGCGGAACGCCGGATCCAGAACGTCGCGGCGGGCCTCGTCAGCGCGACGAGCACAGACGCGATCAACGGCAGCCAGCTCTTCGCCGTGGCAAGCACCACGACGTCGAGCATTACGAGCTTGTCGACTTCCGCGTCGACTGGTTTGTCGTCGGCGAATAGCTCGATCTCGTCACTGTCGACTTCCACTTCGACCGGGATCAACTCGTTGTCTACCGGCCTGAGCTCGACCAATAGCTCGGTTACGTCGCTTTCGTCGTCAACGTCCACCGGGCTGTCGTCGGCTAACAGCTCGATCGGCTCGCTCTCCACGTCGACCTCGACGGGCATCAACTCGCTGTCGACCGGCCTCAGCTCCACCAATAGCTCGGTTACGTCGCTTTCGTCGTCCGCGTCCACCGGACTCTCGTCGGCTAATAGCTCGATTGGCTCGCTCTCCACGTCGACCTCGACCGGCATCAACTCGCTGTCGACCGGCCTCAGCTCCACCAATAGCTCGGTTACGTCGCTTTCGTCGTCAACGTCCACCGGACTGTCGTCGGCTAACAGCTCGATCGGTTCGCTCTCCACCTCGACCTCGACGGGCATCAACTCGCTGTCGACCGGCCTCAGCTCGACCAATAGCTCGGTTACGTCGCTTTCGTCGTCCACGTCGACCGGTCTCTCGTCGGCTAATAGCTCGATCGGCTCGCTCTCGACTGGCCTGAGCTCGACCAACAGCTCGGTTACGTCGCTCTCGTCGTCCACGTCCACCGGACTCTCGTCGGCTAATAGCTCGATCGGCTCGCTCTCCACGTCGACCTCGACGGGCATCAACTCGCTGTCGACCGGCCTCAGCTCCACCAATAGCTCGGTTACGTCGCTTTCGTCGTCAACGTCCAGCGGACTCTCGTCGGCTAATAGCTCCATCGGTTCGCTCTCGACCGGCCTCAGCTCGACCAACAGCTCCGTTACTTCGCTGTCGTCGTCGACCTCGACGGGGCTTTCGTCGGCAAACAGCTCGATCTCGTCGCTGTCTACCTCCACTTCGACGGTTCTCAGCTCCACGAACAGCTCGGTTACTTCACTTTCGTCGTCGACATCGACGGGTCTTTCGTCGGCAAACAGTTCGATCGGCTCGCTCTCGACTTCCACTTCGACGGGTCTCAGCTCGACCAATAGCTCCGTTGCTTCACTGTCGACTTCCACCTCGACCGGCATCAATTCCTTATCCACGGGCCTGAGCTCGACCAACAGCTCAGTTACGTCGCTCTCGTCGTCGACCTCGACGGGTCTTTCGTCGGCAAACAGCTCGATCGGCTCGCTCTCGACTTCCACTTCGACGGGTCTCAGCGCGACCAATAGCTCCGTTGCTTCACTGTCGACTTCCACCTCGACCGGAATCAACTCCTTGTCCACGGGACTGAGCTCCACCAACAGCTCCGTCACTTCACTTTCGAGCTCCACGTCGACGGGTCTGTCTTCGGCTAACAGCTCGATCTCGTCGCTGTCGACTTCCACCTCGACAGGTCTCAGTTCGACAAACAGCTCCGTTGCTTCGCTGTCGACTTCCACCTCGACCGGCATCAACTCGTTGTCCACGGGCCTGAGCTCCACCAACAGCTCCGTCGTTTCGCTGTCGACCTCCACGTCGACCGGCCTCTCGTCGGCAAACAGCTCGATCGGTTCGCTGTCGACGGGCCTCAGCACGGTCACGACCAAAACCGACAATCTCGGCAACAGCACCGCCGCGGCCCTCGGCGGCGGCGCGAGCTACAACCCGGCGACCGGCTCGGTTTCCGCTCCGTCGTACACCACGTACAACGCGAATGGGACGACGTCGACCGCCAACAGTGTCGGCTCGGCAATCGACAGCATCAACAACCAGGGCATCAAGTACTTCCACGCGAATTCGACGGGCACGGACAGCCAGGCGCTCGGCACCGACTCGGTCGCGATCGGTCCGCACGCCATCGCCAACCACACCGGCGACGTCGCGCTCGGCAGCGGCTCCGTCACCGGCACCCCGAACGCAACGCCGACCGGTACCGTCGGCGGCGTGACGAGCACGTTCGCGGGCGGCAATCCGACCAGCGTCGTGAGCGTCGGCGACGCGAGCACGGGCACCACGCGTCAGATCACCAATGTCGCGGCAGGTCAAATCACGGCGACCAGCACCGACGCGATCAACGGCTCCCAGCTCTTCGCGACCAATTCGGCCGTGGATTCGCTGTCGACGACGGTGTCGTCATCCAGCAACGCAATCGCGTCGCTGTCGACCGGCATCACTTCGTTGTCGACAGGCCTCAGCTCGACTAACAGCTCGGTTACGTCGCTCTCGTCGTCCGCGTCGACCGGCCTCTCGTCGGCTAATAGCTCGATCACATCGCTCTCCACGTCGACTTCGACCGGTATCAACTCGCTGTCGACTGGCCTGAGCTCGACCAACAGTTCGGTTACCTCACTGTCGACCTCCACGTCGACGGGTCTCTCGTCGGCTAATAGCTCGATCACGTCGCTCTCCACGTCGACCTCAACCGGTATTAACTCGTTGTCGACCGGTCTGAGCTCCACCGATAGCTCGGTCGCCTCACTGTCGACCTCGACGTCGACCGGCCTGTCGTCGGCGAATAGCTCGATCTCGTCGCTCTCCACGTCGACCTCAACCGGTATTAACTCGTTGTCGACTGGCCTGAGCTCGACCAACAGTTCGGTTACCTCACTGTCGACCTCCACGTCGACGGGTCTCTCGTCGGCTAATAGCTCGATCACGTCGCTCTCCACGTCGACTTCGACCGGTATCAACTCGCTGTCGACTGGCCTGAGCTCGACCGACAGCTCGGTGGCGTCGCTGTCGACTTCGACGTCGACCGGCCTGTCGTCGGCGACGAGCTCGATCGGTTCGCTGTCTACGTCGACTTCGACGGGCATCAACTCGCTGTCCACGGGCCTCAGCTCCACCGACAGCTCGGTGGCTTCGCTGTCGACCTCCACGTCGACCGGCATCTCGTCGGCAACCAGCTCGATCGGTTCGCTGTCCACGTCGACTTCGACGGGCATCAATTCGCTGTCCACTGGCCTCAGCTCGACCAATAGCTCGGTGGCTTCGCTGTCGACTTCCACGTCGACCGGCCTCTCGTCGGCGACGAGCTCCATCGGTTCGCTGTCGACGGGCCTGAGCTCGACCGATAGCTCCGTCGCTTCGCTGTCGACTTCAACGTCGACGGGTCTGTCGTCGGCGACGAGCTCAATCAGTTCGCTGTCCACGGGCCTCAGCTCCACCGACAGCTCGGTGGCGTCGCTGTCGACTTCCACGTCGACTGGCCTCTCGTCGGCCACAAGCTCGATCGGTTCGCTGTCCACGTCGACCTCGACGGGCATCAACTCGTTGTCGACGGGTCTGAGCTCCACGGATAGCTCGGTCGCTTCGTTGTCGACCTCGACGTCGACCGGCCTCTCGTCGGCGACCAGCTCGATAGGTTCGCTGTCCACGTCGACTTCGACCGGTATCAACTCGTTGTCGACTGGCCTCAGCGCGACCGACAGCTCGGTTGCTTCGCTGTCGACTTCCACGTCGACGGGCCTCTCGTCGGCCACAAGCTCGATCGGTTCGCTGTCCACGTCGACCTCGACGGGCATCAACTCGTTGTCGACGGGTCTGAGCTCCACGGATAGCTCGGTCGCTTCGTTGTCGACCTCGACGTCGACCGGCCTCTCGTCGGCGACCAGCTCGATAGGTTCGCTGTCCACGTCGACTTCGACCGGTATCAACTCGTTGTCGACTGGCCTCAGCGCGACCGACAGCTCGGTTGCTTCGCTGTCGACTTCCACGTCGACGGGCCTCTCGTCGGCCACAAGCTCGATCGGCTCGCTGTCCACCTCGACGTCGACGGGCATCAACTCGCTGTCGACTGGCCTGAGCTCGACTGACAGCACAGTAACGTCGCTCTCGACCTCCACGTCGACGGGCCTGTCGTCGGCCACAAGCTCGATCGGCTCGCTGTCCACGTCGACCTCGACGGGTATCAACTCGCTGTCCACGGGCCTCAGCTCCACCGACAGCTCGCTCACGTCGCTCTCGACCTCCACGTCGACCGGGCTGTCGTCGGCAACCAGCTCGATCGGCTCGCTGTCCACGTCGACTTCTACCGGCATCAACTCGTTGTCGACGGGCCTCAGCTCGACCGATAGCTCGCTCACGTCGCTCTCGACTTCAACGTCGACGGGTCTCTCGTCGGCGACCAGCTCGATCAGCTCACTGTCCACCTCGACCTCGACTGGCCTCTCGTCGGCCACCAGCTCGATCGGCTCACTGTCCACCGGCCTCAGCTCGACCAACAGTTCGCTGACGTCGTTGTCCACGTCGACCTCCACCGGCATCAACTCCTTGTCGACGGGCCTGAGCTCCACGAACAGCTCTGTCGCATCGCTGTCGACCTCGACGTCGACCGGCCTCTCGTCGGCGACAAGCTCGATCAGCTCGCTGTCCACCTCGACGTCGACCGGCCTCTCATCCGCAACCAGCGCGATCGGTTCGCTGTCCACCGGCCTGAGCTCGACCGACAGCACGGTAACGTCGCTGTCCACCTCCACGTCGACGGGTCTGTCGACGGCCACCAGCTCGATCACGTCGCTGTCCACCTCGACGTCGACCGCGATCGACGCCGCGAAAACGCACTACTACAGCGTCAACGACAACGGCACGCAGCAAGCCAACTACGCCAACGACGGCGCAACGGGCATCAACTCGCTCGCAGCCGGCGTGAACGCGAGCGCCGCAGGCGCCAGCAGCGTCGCGGTCGGCGACGGCTCGAACGCGCAGACGGCGGGTGCAGTCGCGATCGGCCAGAACGCGTCGGCCACCGGCGGCAAGGCGGTGTCGATCGGCTCCGGCAACACCGCGAGCGGCGACGGCGCGGTCGCGATCGGCGACCCGAGCGTCGCAACGGGCACCGGCGCAGTGGCGATGGGCGCGAACGACACGGCGACCGGCGACGGCGCAGTGGCGCTCGGCAACGCGAACACCGCAACCGGCAACAGCGCGCTCGCCCTCGGCAGCTCGAGCCAGGCCACCGCGGACAACACGATCGCGCTCGGCAACAAGGCAGTCGCCAGCGCCATCGGCGCCCAGGCCTACGGCTCGGCTGCATCGGCCACCGCGGCGGATGCGCTCGCCTTCGGCACGAACGCCACGGCGAACGTCGCGAACTCGATCGCCCTCGGTGCGAACTCGGTCACGAGCGCGGCAGTCGGCACCTCGAGCGCCACGATCGGCGGCGTCTCGTACCTGTTCGCGGGCAGCTCGCCGGTGGGCGTGGTGAGCGTCGGCCAGCCGGGGCAGGAACGCCAGATCACGAACGTCGCGGCAGGCCGGATCTCGCCCACCAGCACGGACGCGATCAACGGCAGCCAGCTCAACGCGACGAACCAGGCAGTCAGCAGCCTGTCCACGTCGACCGCGTCGAACATCTCGTCGCTGTCGACCGGCATCGGTTCGCTGTCCACGGGCCTCAGCTCGACCAACAGCTCGGTGACGTCGCTGTCCACGTCGACGTCGACGGCGATCAGCTCGCTGTCGACGGGCCTCAGCTCGACGAACAGCAATCTGACGTCGCTGTCCACGTCGACCTCGACCGGCATCGGCTCGCTGTCGACCGGCCTGAGCACGACGAACAGCACGGTGGCGTCGCTGTCGACGGGCGTGACGAACCTGGGCGATCAGGTATCCCAACTGTCGACGACGATCAACAACAACACGACGCGCTCGTTGAGCAACAACGGTGTCGCGGTCGACATGAACGGCACAGGCAACGATCGGCCGACCGTCACCGCCGGCACGAACTCGGTGGCGATCGGCGCGAATTCGAATGACGGCGGTCGTTCGAACGTGGTGTCGGTCGGCAGCGACACGCAGCAGCGCCAGATCACGAACGTCGCGCCGGGCACGCAAGGCACCGATGCGGTGAACGTGAACCAGCTGACGCAGGTGCAGACGACGCTGTCGACGGCACTGTCGGGCCAGCAGACGCAGATCAACTCGCTGGGTTCGCAACTGCAGCAGACCGACCAGATGGCGAAGCAGGGTATCGCGGCCGTCGGCGCGATGGCGTCGATCCCGCAGCTCGATCGCGACGCCAACTTCGGGATGGGTGTGGGCACATCGACCTTCCTCGGCCAGAAAGCGATGGCGGTCAACATGCAGGCGCGGATCACCGAGAACCTGAAGGCGTCGATCAACGGCGGCTTCAGCGGCGGTCAGAAGGTGATCGGCGCGGGCATGCTGTATCAGTGGAAGTAA